A region of Scleropages formosus chromosome 2, fSclFor1.1, whole genome shotgun sequence DNA encodes the following proteins:
- the LOC108922356 gene encoding tumor necrosis factor receptor superfamily member 5-like, producing the protein MMFYQTICAVFLLLLKSDLCPPCDRAEYEKNGECCPMCPPGTRVHRHCTAYTSTTCVPCIGDTFTDKPNGLISCFPCTVCQKGLGVKTVKECTASSDTVCGVLEGNYCIDPYGGGCRAAQEHTTCKPGHFIKHPGTDSTDTVCEICPENSFSDGSSTSCTSHTDCQSKGLPTVKPGDSVSDSQCGEKNWAPLIVGIVLGIILVLLLVGGVKLYKSRVCPKKNNSSKPGPLQQDQECQLQQSEESEVVQKQIPAQILINC; encoded by the exons ATGATGTTCTACCAAACG ATATGTGCAgtgtttcttctgcttttaaaatCTGACTTATGTCCTCCATGTGATCGggctgaatatgaaaaaaatggagaGTGTTGTCCCATGTGTCCACCTG gaACCCGAGTTCACAGACACTGTACAGCGTACACCAGTACTACATGTGTCCCATGTATTGGAGACACTTTCACCGACAAACCAAATGGTCTGATTTCCTGCTTTCCCTGTACAGTGTGTCAAAAAG GTCTTGGTGTGAAGACAGTAAAGGAGTGTACAGCCTCTTCAGACACAGTGTGTGGAgtcctggaagggaactattGTATTGATCCTTATGGgggaggatgtagagcagcacaggaacacacaacctgcaaacctggacacttcatcaaaCACCCTG GAACAGACTCTACTGACACCGTGTGTGAAATCTGCCCTGAAAACTCTTTCTCAGATGGATCTTCTACCTCCTGTACATCACACACAGA ctgtcaATCCAAAGGACTTCCCACAGTGAAACCAGGAGACAGTGTGTCTGATTCTCAGTGTGGAGAGAAGAATTGGGCTCCTCTGATAGTTGGGATTGTACTTGGAATAATTTTAGTGTTATTACTCGTTGGAGGAGTAAAACTGTACAAATCACGGGTCTgtccaaagaaaaacaactccAGCAAACCAG ggccCTTACAACAAGATCAG GAATGCCAACTGCAGCAATCAGAAGAAAGTGAAGTTGTTCAGAAACAA atTCCTGCTCAGATTCTCATAAATTGTTAA